In Streptomyces sp. SN-593, a single genomic region encodes these proteins:
- the rimO gene encoding 30S ribosomal protein S12 methylthiotransferase RimO: protein MPEPRTVALVTLGCARNEVDSEELAGRLAADGWRLVEDASDADVAVVNTCGFVDAAKKDSVDALLEANDLKAQGRTQAVVAVGCMAERYGKDLAEALPEADGVLGFDDYADISDRLRTILSGGIHASHTPRDRRKLLPVSPAERQGAVSGTAGGGARAGVALPGHGQGAAVAPGESAAGRGSAGAQATAGATAGAEAVSGAVAEPDPAWQVPDLPEGVAPASGPRAPLRRRLDSGPVASVKLASGCDRRCTFCAIPSFRGSFISRRPSDVLGETRWLAGQGVKEVMLVSENNTSYGKDLGDIRLLETLLPELAAVDGVERVRISYLQPAEMRPGLIDVMTGTPGVVPYFDLSFQHSAPGVLRAMRRFGDTERFLELLHTIRSKAPEAGVRSNFIVGFPGESEEDLAELERFLGAARLDAIGVFGYSDEEGTEAATFEDKLDEDVVAARLARVSRLAEELTAQRAEERLGATVRVLVESFDEETGETTGRADHQAPETDGQVVLLPPGGNAPGAAAVGDSGGAWRPAPGTFVTAKVTGTEGVDLIAEVLPELAGAPGGQGAECSEGVGR, encoded by the coding sequence ATGCCCGAACCCCGTACCGTCGCTCTTGTCACGCTCGGATGCGCCCGCAATGAGGTGGACTCGGAAGAGCTCGCCGGCCGGCTGGCGGCGGACGGCTGGCGGCTCGTCGAGGACGCCTCCGACGCCGATGTGGCCGTGGTGAACACGTGCGGCTTCGTCGACGCCGCCAAGAAGGACTCGGTCGACGCCCTGCTGGAGGCGAACGACCTCAAGGCCCAGGGCCGCACCCAGGCCGTCGTGGCGGTGGGCTGCATGGCCGAGCGGTACGGCAAGGACCTGGCCGAGGCGCTGCCGGAGGCCGACGGCGTCCTCGGCTTCGACGACTACGCCGACATCTCCGACCGGCTGCGCACCATCCTGTCCGGCGGCATCCACGCCTCGCACACCCCGCGTGACCGGCGCAAGCTGCTCCCGGTGAGCCCGGCGGAGCGGCAGGGCGCGGTGTCCGGGACGGCCGGCGGGGGCGCGCGGGCGGGGGTGGCGCTGCCCGGGCACGGGCAGGGCGCGGCCGTCGCGCCGGGTGAGTCCGCGGCCGGCAGAGGCAGCGCCGGCGCGCAGGCGACCGCCGGCGCGACCGCCGGCGCGGAAGCCGTTTCGGGGGCCGTTGCGGAGCCGGACCCGGCCTGGCAGGTACCCGACCTGCCGGAGGGCGTCGCGCCCGCGTCGGGGCCGCGCGCGCCGCTGCGCCGGCGGCTGGACTCGGGCCCGGTCGCGTCGGTGAAGCTCGCCTCCGGCTGCGACCGCCGCTGCACCTTCTGCGCGATCCCGTCCTTCCGCGGCTCGTTCATCTCCCGGCGCCCGTCCGACGTGCTCGGGGAGACCCGCTGGCTGGCCGGGCAGGGCGTCAAGGAGGTCATGCTCGTCAGCGAGAACAACACCTCCTACGGCAAGGACCTGGGCGACATCCGCCTGCTGGAGACGCTGCTGCCGGAGCTGGCCGCCGTCGACGGCGTGGAGCGGGTGCGGATCAGCTACCTCCAACCCGCCGAGATGCGGCCCGGGCTCATCGACGTGATGACCGGCACCCCGGGCGTGGTGCCGTACTTCGACCTGTCCTTCCAGCACTCCGCGCCGGGTGTGCTGCGCGCCATGCGCCGCTTCGGCGACACCGAGCGGTTCCTCGAACTGCTGCACACGATCCGGTCGAAGGCGCCCGAGGCCGGCGTCCGCTCCAACTTCATCGTCGGCTTCCCGGGCGAGAGCGAGGAGGACCTCGCGGAGCTGGAGCGCTTCCTCGGTGCGGCCCGCCTCGACGCCATCGGCGTGTTCGGCTACTCCGACGAGGAGGGCACGGAGGCCGCCACCTTCGAGGACAAGCTCGACGAGGACGTGGTCGCCGCCCGCCTCGCGCGGGTCTCCCGGCTGGCCGAGGAGCTGACCGCGCAGCGCGCGGAGGAGCGGCTCGGCGCGACGGTCCGGGTGCTGGTCGAGTCCTTCGACGAGGAGACCGGCGAGACCACCGGGCGCGCCGACCACCAGGCGCCTGAGACCGACGGCCAGGTCGTCCTGCTGCCCCCCGGCGGGAACGCCCCCGGCGCGGCGGCCGTTGGGGATTCCGGCGGGGCGTGGCGGCCCGCGCCCGGGACGTTCGTGACCGCGAAGGTGACGGGCACCGAGGGCGTGGACCTGATCGCCGAAGTGCTGCCCGAACTGGCGGGCGCGCCCGGAGGCCAGGGCGCGGAGTGTTCCGAGGGAGTGGGCAGATGA
- the pgsA gene encoding CDP-diacylglycerol--glycerol-3-phosphate 3-phosphatidyltransferase encodes MAEVPTGPAGGEAAGEVGAEAGRVGGQAGLWNIANLLTMTRLVLVPGFLLLLVHDGGGDPAWRSFAWAAFAIAMITDLFDGELARRYGLVTDFGKIADPIADKAIMGAALVGLSALGDLPWWVTGVILFRELGITLLRFWVIRHGVIPASRGGKLKTLTQGVAVGMYVLVLTGPLASIRAWIMAVAVVLTVATGVDYVRQAVVLRRAGLAAEAEAAAAAREESASGEGSEGAPGVAARGGAQRVVPGTGAGAGAATADGAEAGAGEEAGAAAGTGSVAEAGSVAEADTAPAPAPAPTAERERRQGV; translated from the coding sequence ATCGCCGAGGTGCCGACCGGTCCGGCGGGCGGTGAGGCGGCCGGTGAGGTGGGCGCCGAGGCGGGGCGCGTCGGCGGCCAGGCCGGTCTGTGGAACATCGCCAACCTGTTGACGATGACCCGTCTCGTGCTGGTTCCCGGGTTCCTGCTGCTGCTCGTCCACGACGGCGGCGGCGACCCCGCCTGGCGCTCCTTCGCCTGGGCCGCCTTCGCGATCGCGATGATCACCGACCTCTTCGACGGCGAACTGGCCCGGCGCTACGGCCTCGTGACGGACTTCGGCAAGATCGCGGACCCGATCGCGGACAAGGCGATCATGGGCGCGGCCCTGGTCGGGCTGTCAGCCCTGGGTGACCTGCCGTGGTGGGTCACCGGCGTCATCCTTTTCCGTGAACTCGGGATCACCCTCCTGCGCTTCTGGGTGATCCGGCACGGGGTCATCCCGGCGAGCCGCGGCGGCAAGCTCAAGACGCTCACGCAGGGCGTCGCGGTCGGGATGTACGTCCTGGTGCTGACCGGGCCGCTGGCCAGCATCCGGGCCTGGATCATGGCGGTCGCCGTGGTGCTGACGGTGGCGACCGGCGTGGACTACGTGCGCCAGGCCGTCGTCCTGCGCAGGGCCGGGCTGGCGGCGGAAGCGGAAGCGGCGGCCGCGGCCCGGGAGGAGTCCGCGTCCGGCGAGGGTTCCGAAGGCGCGCCGGGCGTGGCCGCGCGGGGCGGGGCGCAGAGGGTCGTTCCCGGGACGGGTGCGGGTGCGGGTGCCGCGACCGCCGACGGCGCGGAGGCCGGGGCGGGGGAGGAGGCCGGGGCCGCGGCGGGCACGGGGTCGGTGGCCGAGGCCGGGTCCGTGGCGGAGGCCGACACGGCGCCCGCGCCCGCTCCGGCGCCGACCGCCGAGCGCGAGCGTCGGCAGGGCGTGTGA
- a CDS encoding CinA family protein, translated as MRLLVGRAATVAVAESLTGGLVAAELAAVPGASQAFRGSVTAYATDLKHRLLGVDAALLAERGAVDADVAREMAEGVRDRLRADWGVSTTGVAGPTPQDGRPVGTVFVAVAGPSGTVVAPLLLAGDRSAIRRASVAAVLELLTAELRRSTVAGPESTAAPAEGQQDGKGRTATRNGPGTTTGGQG; from the coding sequence CTGCGGCTGCTCGTGGGGCGCGCGGCGACGGTCGCGGTGGCGGAGTCGCTCACAGGCGGGCTGGTGGCCGCCGAGCTGGCCGCCGTACCGGGGGCCTCGCAGGCGTTCCGCGGCTCGGTCACGGCGTACGCGACCGATCTGAAGCACCGGCTCCTCGGGGTCGACGCCGCCCTGCTCGCCGAGCGCGGCGCCGTGGACGCCGACGTGGCACGGGAGATGGCCGAGGGCGTACGCGACCGGCTCCGCGCGGACTGGGGGGTCTCGACCACCGGCGTCGCGGGCCCGACCCCGCAGGACGGCCGACCGGTCGGCACCGTCTTCGTCGCCGTTGCGGGGCCGTCGGGCACCGTGGTGGCCCCGCTCCTGCTCGCCGGCGACCGTAGCGCGATCCGGCGGGCCTCGGTGGCGGCTGTCCTGGAACTGCTCACCGCCGAACTCCGGAGGAGTACGGTTGCGGGTCCGGAGTCCACCGCGGCCCCGGCCGAAGGACAGCAGGACGGTAAGGGCCGAACGGCCACACGTAACGGTCCCGGTACGACTACCGGCGGCCAAGGGTAG
- a CDS encoding helix-turn-helix domain-containing protein — MILLRRLLGDVLRRQRQRQGRTLREVSSSARVSLGYLSEVERGQKEASSELLSAICDALDVPMSEVMREVSDDLSLAELAQSSAAEAPAAPMRPLLGAVTSVTSVTAVPSAPDERITIKAPKKSAEAVDVVAA, encoded by the coding sequence ATGATCCTGCTCCGTCGCCTGCTCGGTGACGTGCTGCGTCGGCAGCGCCAGCGCCAGGGCCGCACTCTGCGTGAGGTCTCGTCATCGGCCCGGGTGTCCTTGGGCTATCTCTCCGAGGTCGAGCGGGGGCAGAAAGAGGCGTCCTCCGAGCTGCTCTCGGCGATCTGCGACGCCCTGGACGTGCCGATGTCCGAGGTGATGCGCGAGGTCAGCGACGACCTGTCGCTGGCGGAGCTGGCGCAGTCCTCGGCCGCCGAGGCCCCGGCCGCGCCGATGAGGCCCCTGCTGGGTGCTGTCACGTCGGTCACCTCCGTCACGGCCGTGCCGTCCGCACCGGACGAACGGATCACCATCAAGGCGCCCAAGAAGTCCGCGGAGGCCGTGGACGTGGTCGCCGCGTGA
- a CDS encoding Dps family protein, with amino-acid sequence MTVVKSPLAEQDRKTVGDALQGALVDLIDLSLLAKQVHWNVIGPRFRSIHLQLDEVVDAARSASDTVAERASAIGVTPDGRAGTVSKTSGIDTVTDGWVKDGEVVGIMVAALDACITRMRERIESTDEPDPVSQDLLIGITADLEKFHWMFQAENV; translated from the coding sequence ATGACTGTCGTGAAGAGCCCCCTGGCCGAGCAGGACCGCAAGACCGTCGGTGACGCCCTCCAGGGCGCGCTGGTGGACCTGATCGACCTCTCGCTGCTGGCGAAACAGGTGCACTGGAACGTCATCGGTCCCCGCTTCCGCTCCATCCACCTCCAGCTCGACGAGGTCGTGGACGCCGCCCGCTCCGCCTCGGACACCGTCGCCGAGCGCGCTTCGGCGATCGGCGTGACGCCCGACGGGCGCGCCGGCACGGTCTCCAAGACCAGCGGCATCGACACCGTCACCGACGGGTGGGTCAAGGACGGTGAGGTCGTCGGGATCATGGTCGCCGCGCTCGACGCCTGCATCACCCGGATGCGGGAACGCATCGAGAGCACCGACGAGCCGGACCCGGTGAGCCAGGACCTTCTCATCGGCATCACCGCCGACCTGGAGAAGTTCCACTGGATGTTCCAGGCGGAGAACGTGTAA
- a CDS encoding methyltransferase domain-containing protein produces MTTPTTSAADELRRLMTERLAADGTLHDPAWRDAFASVPREVFVPEFTLRARGGKVRYTPADPSWIAAVYQDASLVTQANDAGTATSSSTAPTVMARMLEALDVEDGNRVLEVGTGTGYNAALLSHRLGGNRVTSVDVDPALVDAARDRLRIAGYAPTLAAGNGMAGYPDHAPYDRLVATCGVGRVPDAWRTQVRPHGVMVVAVGYGIARLAIGEDHSACGRFLPHLTAFMAARSTPDATTAAGRHVAGTLATAQGDRQAIVVPVGLDAEAPQFLASLVHPDVAQISLTNEEGKAVRCLYTPDMTSWARITMRDPREAELIHGGPRDLWAERAPYLRAWVTAGRPGIHRYGLTVTAEGGHTLWLDDPAGHAWPLM; encoded by the coding sequence ATGACGACCCCCACCACGTCCGCCGCCGACGAGCTGCGCCGCCTCATGACCGAACGCCTCGCCGCAGACGGCACCCTGCACGACCCGGCATGGCGCGACGCGTTCGCGTCGGTGCCGCGCGAGGTGTTCGTGCCCGAGTTCACTCTCCGGGCCCGCGGCGGGAAGGTCCGCTACACGCCGGCAGACCCGTCCTGGATCGCCGCGGTCTACCAGGACGCCTCCCTCGTCACCCAGGCCAACGACGCCGGCACCGCCACCAGCTCCAGCACCGCGCCCACGGTCATGGCCCGCATGCTGGAGGCCCTGGACGTCGAGGACGGCAACCGCGTCCTGGAGGTGGGCACCGGCACCGGATACAACGCCGCGCTCCTCTCCCACCGGCTCGGCGGGAACCGCGTGACGTCCGTAGACGTCGACCCGGCCCTGGTGGACGCCGCACGGGACCGGCTCCGCATCGCGGGCTACGCCCCGACCCTCGCGGCCGGCAACGGCATGGCCGGCTACCCCGACCACGCGCCGTACGACCGTCTGGTGGCGACGTGCGGCGTCGGCCGCGTGCCAGACGCATGGCGGACCCAGGTCCGGCCGCACGGCGTGATGGTCGTCGCCGTCGGGTACGGCATCGCCCGACTGGCGATCGGCGAGGATCACAGCGCGTGCGGACGGTTCCTACCGCACCTCACCGCGTTCATGGCGGCCCGCTCCACGCCCGACGCCACCACGGCCGCGGGCCGCCACGTCGCGGGCACCCTGGCGACCGCGCAGGGAGACCGCCAGGCGATCGTCGTACCGGTCGGCCTCGACGCCGAGGCGCCGCAGTTCCTCGCCTCCCTCGTCCACCCGGACGTCGCACAGATCAGCCTCACCAACGAGGAAGGGAAGGCGGTGCGCTGCCTGTACACCCCCGACATGACGTCGTGGGCGCGCATCACCATGCGAGACCCCCGCGAGGCCGAACTCATCCACGGGGGGCCGCGCGATCTCTGGGCGGAGCGCGCGCCTTACCTCCGCGCATGGGTCACGGCCGGGCGCCCCGGCATCCACCGCTACGGACTCACCGTGACCGCCGAGGGCGGGCACACCCTGTGGCTCGACGACCCGGCCGGGCACGCCTGGCCCCTCATGTAG
- the tgmB gene encoding ATP-grasp ribosomal peptide maturase, whose protein sequence is MTVLVLTQPSDATADLVIAELNRRAVPVVRLDPGDFPESVQVTARIGARHSGWMGELRGQHRDVSLDEVSSVYYRRPSPHRLHPGLSDRDAKWTASEARAGLGGLLTALTARWVNHPHLNTPAGVKPHALAIAARCGLAVPDTLITNDPAAAREFVAGLPGGVAAYKTIGTTGPAGTGGEAVAVWTTQVRADDIDNSVALTAHQFQEWITTAYEVRLTVVGPKMFAAEIHTPTQLADVRTDYAAHTYTPCDAPAPIAAGVRRLIDAFELSYAAMDFLVSPDGTWTLVDLNPNGQWAYIPALRTPITHALADLLEDPA, encoded by the coding sequence ATGACCGTCCTGGTGCTGACCCAGCCCTCCGACGCGACCGCTGACCTGGTGATCGCGGAACTCAACCGGCGGGCGGTGCCCGTCGTCCGACTGGACCCCGGGGACTTCCCGGAGTCCGTACAGGTCACGGCCCGTATCGGCGCGCGGCACAGCGGCTGGATGGGCGAGTTACGTGGCCAGCACCGGGACGTCTCCCTGGATGAGGTCAGCTCGGTCTACTACCGCCGGCCGTCACCGCACCGCCTGCACCCCGGCCTGAGCGACCGGGACGCGAAGTGGACAGCCTCCGAGGCCCGCGCGGGCCTCGGAGGGCTGCTCACCGCCCTGACCGCCCGGTGGGTGAATCACCCGCACCTGAACACGCCGGCCGGGGTCAAACCCCACGCCCTCGCCATCGCCGCCCGGTGCGGCCTGGCAGTGCCCGACACGCTGATCACCAACGACCCCGCGGCGGCCCGCGAGTTCGTCGCCGGCCTACCCGGCGGAGTCGCCGCGTACAAGACCATCGGGACCACCGGCCCGGCCGGCACCGGTGGAGAGGCCGTCGCCGTGTGGACCACCCAGGTTCGCGCCGACGACATCGACAACAGCGTGGCCCTGACCGCCCACCAGTTCCAGGAGTGGATCACGACCGCCTACGAGGTGCGTCTGACCGTGGTCGGCCCGAAGATGTTCGCCGCCGAGATCCACACCCCAACGCAACTCGCGGACGTCCGCACCGACTACGCCGCCCACACCTACACGCCCTGCGACGCACCGGCCCCGATCGCCGCCGGCGTGCGCCGCCTGATCGACGCGTTCGAACTCAGTTACGCCGCAATGGACTTTCTCGTTAGTCCAGACGGGACCTGGACGCTCGTCGACCTCAACCCGAACGGCCAGTGGGCGTACATCCCCGCGCTGCGCACCCCCATCACCCACGCCCTGGCCGACCTCCTGGAGGACCCCGCATGA
- the tgmA gene encoding putative ATP-grasp-modified RiPP yields the protein MPTELLERVRPFGLTQAVPVRPVSDPLPALTLCPERQISITEDGVPFVFEPRMSSAFETVAQTQEDHQLDEEKSNDTD from the coding sequence ATGCCCACCGAACTGCTGGAACGTGTCCGCCCCTTCGGTCTGACCCAGGCCGTCCCGGTGCGCCCGGTGTCCGACCCGCTGCCGGCACTCACGCTCTGCCCCGAGCGGCAGATCAGCATCACCGAGGACGGCGTCCCGTTCGTGTTCGAGCCGCGCATGTCGTCGGCGTTCGAGACGGTCGCCCAGACGCAGGAGGACCACCAGCTGGACGAGGAGAAGTCGAACGACACGGACTGA
- a CDS encoding DNA-processing protein DprA: MISAVTITGTRSTNHRPTEDYHQLFADHLRPYAGAHFYIGGARGIDTLALLWLAENTAAPLTVVVPGRVEQQPAEAREAVARTRNRITEVVELGAAELRTPAFHARNRWMVDHSQFTIGFPLTGPPGTSGTWQTLNYTHEQGRPHLIVPV, translated from the coding sequence TTGATCAGTGCTGTGACAATCACCGGCACCCGCAGCACCAACCACCGCCCTACGGAGGACTACCACCAGCTCTTCGCTGACCACCTCCGCCCCTACGCCGGCGCCCACTTCTACATCGGCGGCGCCCGCGGCATCGACACCCTCGCCCTGCTCTGGCTCGCCGAGAACACAGCAGCGCCTCTCACTGTCGTTGTCCCCGGTCGCGTCGAGCAGCAGCCGGCGGAGGCTCGGGAGGCCGTCGCGCGCACCCGGAACCGGATTACCGAGGTCGTCGAGCTGGGCGCTGCGGAACTGCGGACCCCGGCGTTTCACGCCCGAAACCGATGGATGGTGGACCACAGCCAGTTCACCATCGGCTTCCCACTCACGGGCCCCCCGGGCACTTCCGGCACCTGGCAGACTCTCAACTACACCCACGAACAGGGGAGACCGCACCTGATCGTGCCCGTGTGA
- a CDS encoding GH25 family lysozyme encodes MTVNGIDVASYQTSTFSTSGLGFVMVKATEGTSYINPKHTAQVAHARAAGVTVGHYHFARPGSMSAQVAYFLQHAAAAPGDVLALDWEDTGVSGADKDAFIKALQKESPAHRVLLYCNVDFWLHRDTTSFCGDGLWIADPESDAGHPRVEHAWTLHQYSVSGGVDRNVANFASSDALTAWAAKGSSGAVPKYEPFPGASWFTVGRKSPVVAAMHARLVAVSCNHYQTSSNKDVIGSGDIASYQAWQRKCGYSGAAATWPPGKTTWDKLHVPTS; translated from the coding sequence ATGACCGTCAACGGAATTGACGTCGCGTCCTACCAGACGAGCACCTTCTCCACCTCCGGCCTCGGATTCGTGATGGTCAAGGCCACCGAAGGCACCAGCTACATCAACCCCAAGCACACCGCGCAGGTCGCGCACGCCCGGGCCGCGGGCGTCACCGTCGGCCACTACCACTTCGCCCGGCCCGGCAGCATGTCCGCCCAGGTCGCGTACTTCCTCCAGCACGCCGCGGCCGCGCCCGGCGACGTCCTCGCCCTGGACTGGGAGGACACCGGGGTGTCGGGGGCGGACAAGGACGCCTTCATCAAGGCGCTCCAGAAGGAGTCACCCGCCCACCGGGTGCTGCTCTACTGCAACGTCGACTTCTGGCTGCACCGCGACACCACCTCCTTCTGCGGGGACGGGCTGTGGATCGCCGACCCCGAGTCGGACGCCGGCCACCCGCGGGTGGAGCACGCCTGGACGCTCCACCAGTACAGCGTCTCCGGCGGCGTGGACCGCAACGTCGCCAACTTCGCCAGCAGCGACGCGCTCACCGCATGGGCGGCGAAGGGGAGTTCCGGCGCCGTGCCGAAGTACGAGCCGTTCCCCGGCGCCTCCTGGTTCACCGTCGGCCGCAAGTCCCCTGTCGTCGCCGCGATGCACGCCCGCCTGGTCGCGGTCAGCTGCAACCACTACCAGACCAGCAGCAACAAGGACGTGATCGGCTCCGGCGACATCGCCTCCTACCAGGCGTGGCAGCGCAAGTGCGGGTACAGCGGCGCGGCCGCGACCTGGCCGCCCGGCAAGACCACCTGGGACAAGCTCCACGTCCCCACCTCCTGA
- a CDS encoding phage tail tape measure protein, which yields MGALPPVFIEFLGKTTGVKTAIAGVETELATVDAQGAGAFAKTGMLGKAAILGLGVAAAETAKKTVEMAGDFQQQMTRVRTGAGEAAANMKTVSNGVLAMAGQVGQGTAELTQGLYTIESASYHGTDALNVLRVAAEGAKVGNADLQTTTDAVTTAMNAYKTGAGSATQVMNALIGTEAEGKTNLEDLAGSMASILPTSAAAKVGLNEVLGAMATMTAQGTPARVAATYLRQTIGMLSNPSAKAADEMKNLGLNAVQVGQELGTKGLAATLTTLTDAIQSHMGPAGTVVIQKLQGAAGSATAFQKVLADLPASQQTYIGALATMVGGTKSMMGALQLTGPHMADFQKNTAGIAEHVKAGGKEIEGWADVQKNFNQKVAQAKASLEALGIQIGQVLMPYVQGIIGVLATATAWLTRHHSAAVAAAVVIGGVLVFALAAATAALYSMAAAAAVNPVTWIVLGVMALVAAVVLLAMHWRQVWDGIRIITAAAVGMILLAWDAVAGATVAVWSAISGAVMSAWHAIAAFFASAWHAVADPIVAGWRWVSSATSTVWNGITAFFRRWWPLLLVIFLPPVAALLAIWNRWHAQILGTVHTVWNGITGFFAAVWNGIVASARAVWSVIRAVIIAPMTAVWKGLQSLWHTVSAWLAAAWHAIAGTASSIWASIRDRMTGPLTSAWHTITTTVARIKSAISSGLTSAYNAVSGIGTKFLQIGKAIVDGIVKGVVNSGGALKSELGHLANSALSSAKGFLGIGSPSREFADQVGRWIPAGIAQGVTDNAAVAHRAVGSLAAALPGAAGAAGVGVSALSLGTAAYGGARIISQTVHVTVQGSVLTSGQQLVDVVQAGFLQMGARNPQTYPAFAR from the coding sequence GTGGGTGCCCTGCCCCCCGTCTTCATCGAGTTCCTGGGCAAGACCACCGGCGTCAAGACCGCAATCGCCGGCGTCGAGACCGAGCTCGCGACCGTCGACGCCCAGGGCGCCGGCGCCTTCGCCAAGACCGGGATGCTCGGCAAGGCCGCAATCCTCGGCCTAGGCGTCGCCGCGGCGGAGACCGCGAAGAAGACCGTCGAGATGGCGGGCGACTTCCAGCAGCAGATGACCCGCGTGCGGACCGGCGCGGGCGAGGCCGCCGCCAACATGAAGACCGTCAGCAACGGCGTGCTGGCGATGGCCGGCCAGGTCGGCCAGGGCACCGCCGAACTGACCCAGGGCCTGTACACGATCGAGTCCGCGTCCTACCACGGCACGGACGCGCTGAACGTGCTGCGGGTCGCGGCGGAGGGCGCGAAGGTCGGCAACGCCGACCTGCAGACCACCACCGACGCCGTGACCACGGCGATGAACGCCTACAAGACCGGCGCCGGGTCGGCCACGCAGGTCATGAACGCCCTGATCGGCACCGAGGCCGAGGGCAAGACCAACCTGGAAGACCTCGCCGGGTCCATGGCGAGCATCCTGCCGACCTCGGCGGCCGCCAAGGTCGGCCTCAACGAGGTGTTGGGCGCGATGGCCACCATGACCGCCCAGGGCACCCCGGCCCGGGTGGCCGCGACCTACCTTCGGCAGACCATCGGGATGCTGTCCAACCCGTCCGCGAAAGCCGCGGACGAGATGAAGAACCTCGGCCTGAACGCGGTCCAGGTCGGCCAGGAACTCGGCACCAAGGGCCTTGCGGCGACCCTGACGACCCTGACCGACGCCATCCAGTCGCACATGGGCCCGGCCGGCACCGTCGTCATCCAGAAGCTGCAGGGCGCCGCCGGCAGCGCGACCGCCTTCCAGAAGGTGCTGGCCGACCTGCCCGCCAGCCAGCAGACGTACATCGGCGCGCTGGCCACGATGGTCGGCGGCACCAAGTCGATGATGGGCGCGCTGCAGCTGACCGGCCCGCACATGGCCGACTTCCAGAAGAACACCGCGGGCATCGCCGAGCACGTCAAGGCCGGCGGCAAGGAGATCGAGGGCTGGGCCGACGTCCAGAAGAACTTCAACCAGAAGGTCGCCCAGGCCAAGGCGTCCCTGGAAGCCCTCGGCATCCAGATCGGCCAAGTCCTCATGCCCTACGTGCAGGGCATCATCGGGGTCCTGGCCACCGCCACCGCGTGGCTGACCCGCCACCACTCCGCCGCGGTCGCCGCTGCCGTCGTCATCGGTGGCGTCCTCGTCTTCGCCCTGGCCGCGGCCACCGCCGCGCTGTACTCGATGGCGGCCGCGGCCGCCGTCAACCCCGTCACGTGGATCGTGCTCGGCGTGATGGCGCTGGTCGCCGCGGTGGTGCTGCTGGCGATGCACTGGCGGCAGGTCTGGGACGGCATCAGGATCATCACCGCTGCTGCCGTCGGGATGATCCTGCTCGCCTGGGATGCCGTCGCCGGCGCCACCGTCGCGGTCTGGTCGGCCATCTCCGGCGCGGTCATGTCCGCCTGGCACGCCATCGCCGCGTTCTTCGCCTCGGCCTGGCACGCGGTCGCCGATCCGATCGTGGCCGGCTGGCGGTGGGTGTCCTCGGCCACCTCGACCGTGTGGAACGGCATCACGGCGTTCTTCCGCCGCTGGTGGCCGCTGCTGCTGGTGATCTTCCTGCCTCCGGTCGCCGCGCTGCTGGCGATCTGGAACCGCTGGCACGCCCAGATCCTCGGCACCGTGCACACCGTGTGGAACGGCATCACGGGGTTCTTCGCCGCGGTCTGGAACGGCATCGTGGCCAGTGCCCGAGCGGTCTGGTCCGTGATCCGAGCGGTGATCATCGCGCCGATGACCGCGGTCTGGAAGGGCCTGCAGTCGCTGTGGCACACCGTCTCGGCGTGGCTGGCGGCCGCCTGGCACGCCATCGCCGGCACCGCGTCGTCCATCTGGGCGAGTATCCGGGACCGCATGACCGGGCCGCTCACGTCCGCCTGGCACACCATCACCACCACCGTCGCCCGGATCAAGAGCGCGATCAGTAGCGGTCTGACCAGCGCGTACAACGCCGTCAGCGGCATCGGGACCAAGTTCCTGCAGATCGGCAAGGCGATCGTCGACGGGATCGTCAAGGGCGTCGTCAACAGCGGCGGCGCCCTCAAGAGCGAGCTCGGACACCTCGCCAACAGCGCGCTGTCCAGCGCCAAGGGCTTCCTCGGCATCGGCTCGCCGTCGAGGGAGTTCGCCGACCAGGTCGGCCGGTGGATTCCCGCGGGCATCGCCCAGGGCGTCACCGACAACGCGGCCGTCGCCCACCGCGCGGTCGGCAGCCTCGCCGCGGCCCTGCCCGGCGCGGCCGGCGCCGCCGGCGTCGGGGTGAGCGCGCTGTCGCTCGGCACGGCCGCCTACGGCGGGGCCCGGATCATCTCCCAGACCGTGCACGTCACCGTGCAGGGCTCCGTGCTGACCTCCGGGCAGCAGCTCGTCGACGTCGTCCAGGCCGGGTTCCTGCAGATGGGCGCGCGCAACCCGCAGACCTACCCCGCGTTCGCCCGATAG